One Acidiferrobacter thiooxydans DNA window includes the following coding sequences:
- a CDS encoding cupin domain-containing protein, producing the protein MTSVPAAAATIPPPNKKTVYPHPFASRVAGRTKRRLGDHFGLTNFGVNLTELAPGAVSALLHHHSKQDEFVYILEGTPTLVLDKAEYALEPGDCVGFKAGDGVAHQLVNRSHEPVIYLEVGDRTEGDETSYPYDDLKAVFLNGGWQLTHKDGRPY; encoded by the coding sequence ATGACCTCAGTACCAGCGGCCGCCGCCACAATCCCACCGCCCAACAAGAAGACGGTCTACCCCCATCCTTTCGCCTCGCGCGTCGCGGGGCGGACGAAACGAAGACTAGGCGACCATTTCGGCCTCACGAATTTCGGTGTCAATCTGACCGAGCTTGCGCCCGGGGCCGTCTCCGCACTCCTCCATCACCATTCGAAACAAGACGAGTTCGTGTACATCCTGGAAGGCACCCCGACTCTGGTTCTTGATAAAGCGGAATACGCGCTCGAGCCCGGCGACTGCGTGGGGTTCAAGGCCGGCGATGGGGTCGCCCATCAACTCGTCAATCGTTCCCATGAGCCGGTCATCTATCTCGAAGTCGGCGACCGTACGGAAGGCGACGAGACGTCGTACCCTTACGACGACCTGAAGGCCGTATTCCTCAATGGCGGTTGGCAGTTAACGCATAAGGATGGGCGGCCATACTGA
- a CDS encoding HyaD/HybD family hydrogenase maturation endopeptidase, translating to MESDAAEVDARSRPAEGRVVVLGLGNILQKDDGVGIHALRWLGADQGLAQTAHFVDGGTASFTLLETIESTESLIVLDAVVFDGRAGDVRVFEGADMDRLLSRRQAGSVHEVSLSEVLDMARLCDGLPVRRALIGVRPGEVSWGDTLSAPAHAALPRVGAEVRRLLRGWCNGSV from the coding sequence ATGGAGAGCGATGCGGCAGAGGTTGATGCGAGGTCTCGGCCGGCGGAAGGTCGGGTTGTAGTCCTCGGTCTCGGCAATATCCTCCAGAAGGACGACGGGGTCGGCATCCATGCCTTGCGATGGCTTGGGGCCGATCAGGGCCTTGCCCAAACCGCACACTTTGTCGATGGCGGCACCGCTAGCTTTACCCTCCTCGAAACAATAGAGTCCACGGAATCCCTGATCGTTCTGGACGCCGTCGTGTTCGACGGTCGGGCCGGCGATGTGCGCGTGTTCGAAGGGGCCGATATGGACCGATTGCTATCGCGCCGGCAGGCCGGCAGCGTCCATGAGGTCAGTCTGTCCGAGGTCTTGGACATGGCCCGTTTATGTGACGGTCTGCCGGTGCGGCGGGCGCTTATTGGCGTGCGGCCAGGAGAGGTCAGCTGGGGCGATACTTTGAGCGCCCCGGCGCATGCCGCCCTGCCGCGGGTGGGGGCGGAGGTCCGTCGCCTGCTCCGAGGGTGGTGCAATGGCTCTGTCTAA